TAGGCGCTCACCTCCAGCGCCCGGGCGAACCCCTCCGGAGTGATGGCGCTGAAGTCGCCCACCAGCTCCTCCTTGCCGGCGAAGGCCAGGCAGTGGATCAGCACATCCAGCGTCCCCCACTGCTCGGCGATGCGCTGGAACAGGGCCTCGATCTGGGCCGGGTTCTGCACATCCAGGGGCTCGAACAAGGTGGGGTTCAGGGGGGCGGTGAGTTCGCGCACCTTGCCCTCGAAGCGACCCCGGTCGTCCGGCAGGTAGGTGATGCCCAGTTCGCAGCCCGCCGCGGCCAGCTGCTGGGCGATGCCCCACGCGATCGAGCGGTTGTTGGCGATGCCGGTGACGAGAGCCTTCTTGCCGCGCAGATCAAGGAGCATGGGAAACGAAGCGCCGGAGGGCGAAGAGATGCAGTCCGGCGATTCTCCCCCACCCGCGGGGGGCACTTGCGTGCACCGGCCCCGGCGCTGGCCAGAGCGGACGGGCTCGGCCCTGGCCCCACCCCTCTGGCCCCCCGCCGGGCCCGAGGGGCCTCCCCTGCTGGTGCTGATCGATCGCCGCGATCCGGACGTCCGGGCGCTGCTCACCCCTCTGGGGGATCTGCTGGATCCAGATGAACGGCAACGGCTGGGCCGGCTCCGGGGCGAGGGGGATGGCGAGCGCTTCCTGCTCGGTCGCGGCGCCCTGCGGCTGTTCCTGGGGAGCTGGCTGGGGTGCGACCCCGCCGGACTCGTGCTGGGGGCGGGTCCCCATGGCAAGCCGGAGCTGCTCACCCCGCCGCCAGCCGCCCCATGCTTCAACGTCTCCCATTCGGGTG
This genomic stretch from Cyanobium gracile PCC 6307 harbors:
- a CDS encoding 4'-phosphopantetheinyl transferase family protein — translated: MHRPRRWPERTGSALAPPLWPPAGPEGPPLLVLIDRRDPDVRALLTPLGDLLDPDERQRLGRLRGEGDGERFLLGRGALRLFLGSWLGCDPAGLVLGAGPHGKPELLTPPPAAPCFNVSHSGDLILLGFHPRRPVGVDVEQPRPVPEWQGIARRCLPPGEREAIGRLPEQRREQAFLAAWCRLEAHLKARGQGLFGPPPAPGEPEPVVWPLVLPEGYVGAAALA